GCGCCGTCCGCTCGGCGCCGGTGGGCAGCTCGAGCTCGGCGCCGGCCTCGGCGAGCGTCCGCTTGGCGCGCGAGATCCGCTGGCCCAGCGTCGACTCGCTGGTGAGGAAGCCGCGGGCGATCTCGGCCGTGGTGAGCCCGCCCACCAGGCGCAGGGTGAGGGCGGCACGCGACTCGGGCGTCAACGAGGGGTGGCAGGAGAGGAAGACCAGCCGCAGCACGTCGTCCTCGATGTGGTCGACCTGGTCGTCGAGGTCGGGCACCTGTGCCTCCTCCCCGCCCCGCGCGTGCTCGAGCTCGGCGACCTTGCGCCGCAGCGTGTCGGCACGCCGGAAGTGGTCGACGCCGCGGCGCTTCGCCGTCGTCATCAGCCACGCCGACGGGTTGTCCGGGACGCCGGACACCGGCCACTGCTCCAGCGCGGCCACGAGCGCGTCCTGCGCGAGGTCCTCGGCGAGGTCGACGTCGCGCGTCATCCGGGTGAGGGCGCCGACGAGGCGGGCCGACTCGGCCCGCCACGTGGCGATCACGACCCCGTCGGGCCCCGGGGGCCCCGAGGGGTCGTCGTACGTCGTCCCTGCCGGCACGCGGCCAGCGTAGTGCGGTCCCGACTCAGTCGCCGGGGGCCTCAGGGCCCTCCGACACCTGGCGCAGCGTGGCCACGACGGTGGCGTCCGGCCAGTGCTTGGCGTGCAGCTCGGCGAAGAGGCGCTGGTCGGCGACGGCCTCCTCGAGGCTGGCGTACTCCATCAGCGACCAGCCGCCGACGACCTCCTTGCCCTCGGCGTAGGGCCCGTCGACGCGGGTCACCTCGCCCGAGCGGACGACGAAGTTGACGGCGTCCTCCGTGCCGTAGAGCCCGCCCCCGTCGAGGAACGAGCCGTTGGCGGCCCGCTCGCCGATGAAGACGTCCATCGCGTCGAACAACGACTGCGGCGGCATGTCGATGTTCTCCTCCATCCTGACGAATCCCATGAAACGCGGCATCGTGATCGCTCCTCCTGTGTGCGGGTCGGTGTGTTCTCGCACGTACGTCGAACGGGCGCGACGCGCTTCGACATCGGTGTCCCACATCTTTCCGCCGGCCCGCCCGGCCTGCCAAGAGGCGTCAGCGCGGACGCGGGCGGGCCGCGTCGCCCGGTAGCGCGAAGTCCGCGTGCACGCCGGGACTGAAGGCCACGTGGTCGGGCGGGCGCGAGGCGAGGCCCGGGAGCCCCAGCGACGCCATCAGCTCGTCGTCGAGAGCGAGCACCTCGGCGTCGTGCAGCGGCCACGGCTCGTGCCGGTTGGGGACGTGGAGGGTGCGTCCCCACCACCGCGTGTGGAGTCCCCACCTGGCGGTGAGGAAGTGGTCGAGGTCGGTGGGCGCGCGCTGCGCTCCGGCACGTACGACGACGTGGCTGGCCGGCCGCGCACCGGCCCCGCGCAGGCGCGCGTCGTAGGTGTGCACGTCGCCGTCGCGGTGGTGGCGCATCCGC
The sequence above is drawn from the Nocardioides sp. zg-1228 genome and encodes:
- a CDS encoding YciI family protein codes for the protein MGFVRMEENIDMPPQSLFDAMDVFIGERAANGSFLDGGGLYGTEDAVNFVVRSGEVTRVDGPYAEGKEVVGGWSLMEYASLEEAVADQRLFAELHAKHWPDATVVATLRQVSEGPEAPGD